In one Hippocampus zosterae strain Florida chromosome 10, ASM2543408v3, whole genome shotgun sequence genomic region, the following are encoded:
- the p2ry1 gene encoding P2Y purinoceptor 1 codes for MTSDLNLSSLLNVSDLHNHSRGCSLTKTGFQFYYLPTVYIMVFITGLVGNSLAIWMFVCHMRPWSSISVYMFNLALADFCYVLSLPFLIFYYFNKTDWIFGDVLCRLQRFIFHVNLYGSILFLTCISVHRYTGLVHPLKSLGRLKKKNAVITSALVWGVVVLAISPILYYSRTGSKRNATTCYDTTTEDELPGYFIYSMTLTVFGFCIPFIIIFCCYGMIVKALIRNDMNNAHLRQKSIHLVIIVLAVFAVSYMPFHVMKNLNMRARLYFQSPAMCDFNNRVYATYQVTRGLASLNSCVDPILYFLAGDTFRRKLSRATKKPSRKGDDTLHSKSEEKALNSLAEYPENGEQRM; via the coding sequence ATGACCTCTGACCTCAACCTGAGCTCCCTGCTGAACGTGAGCGATCTGCACAACCACTCGCGAGGATGCTCGCTCACCAAGACGGGCTTCCAGTTCTACTACCTGCCCACCGTCTACATCATGGTGTTCATCACGGGCCTGGTGGGCAACAGCCTGGCCATCTGGATGTTCGTGTGCCACATGCGGCCGTGGAGCAGCATCTCCGTCTACATGTTCAACCTGGCGCTGGCCGACTTCTGCTACGTGCTCTCGCTGCCCTTCCTCATCTTCTACTACTTCAACAAGACTGACTGGATCTTCGGCGACGTGCTGTGCCGGCTGCAGCGCTTTATCTTCCACGTCAACCTGTACGGCAGCATCCTGTTCCTCACCTGCATCAGCGTGCACCGCTACACGGGCTTGGTGCACCCGCTCAAGTCCCTGGGCCGGCTCAAGAAGAAAAACGCCGTCATCACCAGTGCGCTGGTGTGGGGCGTGGTGGTCCTCGCCATCTCGCCCATTCTCTACTACTCGCGGACGGGCTCCAAGCGCAACGCCACCACCTGCTACGACACCACCACGGAGGATGAGCTGCCCGGTTACTTCATCTACAGCATGACGTTGACCGTCTTTGGCTTCTGCATCCcgttcatcatcatcttctgtTGCTACGGCATGATCGTCAAAGCCTTGATCCGCAACGACATGAACAACGCGCACCTGCGGCAGAAATCCATCCACCTGGTTATCATCGTCCTGGCCGTCTTCGCCGTCTCCTACATGCCTTTCCACGTCATGAAGAACCTGAACATGCGGGCCCGGCTGTACTTCCAGAGCCCGGCTATGTGCGACTTTAACAACCGCGTCTACGCCACCTACCAGGTGACGCGCGGCCTGGCGAGCCTCAACAGCTGCGTGGACCCCATCCTGTACTTCCTGGCCGGCGATACGTTCAGGAGGAAGCTGTCACGGGCCACCAAGAAACCCTCCAGGAAAGGCGACGACACGCTGCACTCCAAGAGCGAGGAGAAGGCGCTCAACAGTCtggcggagtacccggagaacggAGAGCAGCGGATGTGA